The Malus domestica chromosome 06, GDT2T_hap1 genome has a segment encoding these proteins:
- the LOC103438107 gene encoding NF-X1-type zinc finger protein NFXL1 produces MSFRVQNERRDRSRFPAQPATQPTQPARREWVLRGTDPTTTTAAVNPPPRVYPNNPNVNANQPNPRFNPNNPNGNVSQPNPRFNPSNLNGNLSQPNPRFNPNNLNGNAGLPNHSSVPPSEIRPHRGGNNGVIKGHMGQSVNHRRERGRSENQEEKGLKDSNLPQLVQEIQDKLTRGTVECMICYEMVRRSAPVWSCSSCYSIFHLNCIKKWARAPTSIDMSAEKNQGFNWRCPGCQSVQLTSSKEIRYVCFCGKRTDPPSDLYLTPHSCGEPCGKQLEREVPGNGVSKEDLCPHICVLQCHPGPCPPCKAFAPPRLCPCGKKTITTRCSDRASVLTCGQDCNKLLDCWRHRCERTCHVGPCDPCQVLVDASCFCKKKVEVVLCGDMTVKGEVKAEDGVFSCSSTCGKMLSCGNHSCSEVCHPGPCGDCNLMPTRIKTCHCGKTSLQEERRSCLDPIPTCSQLCSKSLPCEMHQCQEVCHTGDCPPCLVEVTQKCRCGSTSRTAECFKTTMENEKFTCDKPCGRKKNCGRHRCSERCCPLSNLNNALLGNWDPHFCSMSCGKKLRCGQHSCESLCHSGHCPPCLDTIFTDLTCACGRTSIPPPLPCGTPPPSCQLPCSVPQPCGHTSSHSCHFGDCPPCAVPVAKECIGGHVVLRNIPCGSRDIKCNKLCGKTRQCGMHACGRTCHPPPCDTSCLAEQGSKTSCGQICGAPRRDCRHTCTSLCHPYASCPDSSCDFPVTITCSCGRMTASVPCDSGGSNASFKADTVYEASIVQRLPAPLQPIESTSKNIPLGQRKLMCDDECAKMERKRVLADAFDITPPNLDALHFGESSAVSELLSDLLRRDPKWVLSVEERCKYLVLGKSRGATSGLKVHVFCPMLKEKRDVVRMIAERWKLAVQAAGWEPKRFIVVHVTPKSKAPARILGVKGTTTVSAPKPPSYDHLVDMDPRLVVSFPDLPRDADISALVLRFGGECELVWLNDKNALAVFNDPARAATAMRRLDNGALYHGAIVVHSNGSASMAASGSNAWGGLGTSREGGASAVLMGNPWKKTVTRESGWREDSWGEEEWPGSSTDAPANVWNKKAPIAASVNRWSVLDGDTALGSSASSLRVEDYRKLSLGPLNSALDSKASGSSSSSTFEGQPVGVIAETPEVVDDWEKETWKHTLLLSFQSLGVIYGQMSTAPLYVFGTLTADDITSEETVYELFSFIFWTINIISLLKYAFIVLTADDNGEGGTFALYSLLCRHAKVGLLPNESSANDVMHYETGSPFKIKAESRARRAIEKLRCGHYLMLFLALFGSCMTIGIGVLTPTLSVYSVSSGIQRSLSDISHRISASEKQREAISRALEKYVPVSTASAILVCLFTLQHYGTRKIGFIFAPIIVVWLFFIGGGGVYNIFHWNKEILLATSPMYMYRFFRNIHSKSWRSLGSIALCVAGSEAMFTSLGHFRRKSIKMTFVCFIYPVLVLSYAGQAAYISKNLDVRDFNHLSQSIPKQMRHWFVAFSLLASVVGSQATITACFSIINQCLALGCFPRVKVIHTSDKIHGQVYIPDINWLLMVLSLVVTIGFHDIIKIGSATGLAVSSGMLVTTCLMSLVIALYWEKSLFESVCCLIFFGSIEVMYVSACMLNFHKGAWYLVVLLAMSLTIMLSWHYGTKKKLEFDIQNKVSAEWLIGISPGLGVTRVPGIGFIYSDIVTGIPAFFSHFITNLPAFHQVLIFVSFKSLPMPYVPPSRRYLVGRVGPRNFKIYRCVVRYGYCDPIRDTDNFEEQIISSIGEFICMEENDFDFQNSSEGRMVVIGNPPADGTGSALIPLNDTNSYEMECVSMASNETRSPLGDAIESGFTPVMRKKVRFMLPPNSPQMHVSVREELQELIDARESGTAYFLGQVHLAVRDGSDILKRLLIMTYVFLDKNCREPPVALNIPHAALVEVGMVCCI; encoded by the exons ATGAGTTTTCGTGTCCAAAATGAGCGAAGGGATAGGTCCAGGTTTCCTGCTCAGCCTGCTACTCAGCCTACTCAGCCTGCTCGTCGAGAGTGGGTGCTGAGAGGTACCGACCCTACCACTACCACTGCTGCTGTTAACCCGCCACCAAGAGTCTACCCGAACAACCCGAATGTCAATGCCAACCAGCCTAATCCAAGATTCAATCCAAACAACCCGAACGGCAATGTTAGCCAGCCTAATCCAAGATTTAATCCAAGCAACCTGAATGGCAATCTCAGCCAGCCTAATCCAAGATTCAATCCTAACAACCTGAATGGGAATGCTGGCCTGCCTAATCATAGCTCTGTTCCACCATCAGAGATTCGGCCACACAGAGGAGGAAATAATGGCGTTATTAAAGGCCATATGGGCCAGTCAGTGAACCATAGAAGGGAGAGGGGAAGGAGTGAGAATCAGGAGGAAAAGGGATTGAAGGACTCGAATTTGCCCCAGCTTGTGCAAGAAATTCAGGATAAGCTGACAAGGGGCACTGTCGAGTGCATGATTTGTTATGAAATGGTGAGGAGGTCTGCACCTGTTTGGTCCTGCTCAAGCTGTTACTCAATTTTCCATCTGAATTGCATCAAGAAATGGGCTCGAGCTCCCACTTCTATTGACATGTCTGCGGAGAAGAATCAGGGGTTTAATTGGCGGTGTCCTGGATGTCAGTCTGTCCAGCTCACATCTTCAAAGGAGATTCGATATGTTTGCTTTTGTGGCAAGAGGACAGACCCGCCTTCAGATTTGTATTTGACACCGCATTCGTGTGGTGAGCCTTGCGGGAAGCAACTCGAGAGGGAGGTCCCAGGCAATGGTGTGAGTAAGGAGGATCTTTGCCCTCACATTTGTGTCTTGCAGTGCCACCCAGGTCCATGCCCTCCGTGTAAAGCATTTGCCCCACCACGTTTATGCCCTTGTGGAAAGAAAACAATCACAACGAGATGTTCTGACCGGGCATCTGTTCTGACTTGTGGTCAGGATTGTAATAAGCTGCTTGATTGTTGGCGTCATCGCTGCGAGCGGACTTGCCATGTGGGTCCTTGTGATCCTTGTCAGGTTCTGGTTGATGCTTCCTGCTTTTGCAAGAAAAAGGTGGAGGTTGTTCTCTGTGGAGACATGACTGTTAAGGGAGAGGTGAAAGCAGAAGATGGTGTTTTTTCATGTAGTTCCACCTGTGGAAAAATGCTTAGCTGCGGTAATCATTCCTGCAGTGAGGTTTGCCATCCAGGGCCGTGCGGAGATTGCAATTTAATGCCAACTAGGATTAAGACATGCCACTGTGGGAAGACAAGCTTGCAAGAGGAACGACGGAGTTGTTTGGATCCGATTCCAACCTGTTCTCAATTATGTAGCAAGTCCCTCCCTTGTGAGATGCACCAGTGTCAAGAGGTGTGCCATACTGGGGATTGCCCACCTTGTTTGGTTGAAGTGACCCAAAAATGTCGTTGTGGGTCAACTTCTCGGACTGCGGAATGCTTTAAAACCACAATGGAGAATGAGAAATTCACTTGTGATAAGCCTTGTGGGCGGAAGAAGAATTGTGGAAGGCACAGGTGCAGCGAGAGGTGCTGTCCTCTTTCTAATTTGAATAATGCTCTCTTGGGGAATTGGGATCCTCACTTTTGCTCTATGTCCTGTGGGAAGAAGTTAAGGTGCGGTCAGCATTCTTGCGAATCGCTTTGTCACAGCGGCCACTGCCCTCCCTGCCTTGATACAATCTTCACGGACTTGACCTGTGCATGTGGGAGGACTTCAATCCCTCCTCCACTGCCATGCGGTACCCCTCCCCCATCATGTCAGCTCCCGTGTTCAGTCCCTCAGCCTTGTGGGCATACATCCTCTCACAGCTGCCACTTTGGAGACTGTCCACCATGTGCGGTGCCTGTGGCAAAGGAGTGCATTGGTGGGCATGTGGTCCTCAGGAACATTCCTTGTGGGTCGAGGGACATCAAATGTAACAAGCTCTGTGGGAAGACAAGGCAGTGTGGTATGCATGCTTGTGGCAGGACTTGTCACCCGCCTCCCTGTGATACATCTTGTTTGGCAGAACAAGGTTCAAAAACTTCTTGTGGACAGATATGTGGTGCTCCTAGGAGAGATTGCAGGCATACATGTACTTCACTTTGTCACCCTTATGCTTCTTGTCCTGATAGCAGCTGTGATTTTCCTGTCACAATCACTTGTTCTTGTGGCCGGATGACAGCTAGTGTTCCTTGTGATTCCGGTGGAAGCAATGCTAGTTTCAAGGCCGATACTGTTTATGAAGCTTCCATTGTTCAAAGGTTGCCAGCACCACTGCAACCAATTGAATCAACCAGCAAGAATATCCCGCTCGGACAGAGGAAGCTTATGTGTGATGATGAATGTGCTAAGATGGAGCGGAAACGGGTTCTTGCAGATGCTTTTGATATAACTCCTCCAAACTTGGATGCGCTCCATTTTGGTGAGAGTTCTGCTGTTTCTGAGTTGCTTTCAGACCTTCTTAGACGCGATCCCAAGTGGGTATTATCTGTGGAGGAGAGATGCAAGTACTTGGTGCTCGGCAAGAGTAGAGGTGCTACAAGTGGTCTCAAGGTTCATGTTTTCTGCCCGATGCTGAAGGAGAAGAGGGATGTAGTTCGGATGATCGCTGAAAGATGGAAGCTTGCAGTTCAAGCCGCTGGCTGGGAGCCCAAGCGATTTATTGTGGTTCATGTTACACCTAAATCCAAAGCCCCCGCTCGGATACTTGGGGTTAAGGGCACAACAACAGTGAGTGCACCCAAGCCTCCGTCTTATGATCATTTAGTGGACATGGATCCCAGGCTTGTAGTTTCATTCCCAGATCTCCCTAGAGATGCAGATATAAGTGCACTTGTATTGAGGTTTGGTGGGGAGTGTGAGTTAGTCTGGTTGAACGATAAGAATGCACTAGCCGTATTCAACGACCCTGCTCGAGCAGCAACTGCAATGAGGAGGTTGGATAATGGTGCACTATATCATGGCGCTattgttgttcactccaatgGCAGTGCATCTATGGCGGCATCAGGTTCTAATGCTTGGGGTGGATTGGGGACATCTAGGGAAGGAGGAGCTTCTGCAGTGCTGATGGGTAATCCGTGGAAGAAGACTGTTACACGAGAGTCCGGTTGGAGGGAAGATTCATGGGGCGAGGAAGAGTGGCCTGGCAGTTCTACAGATGCGCCGGCAAACGTGTGGAATAAAAAAGCACCAATTGCTGCCTCAGTAAATCGATGGAGTGTACTGGACGGTGACACGGCATTGGGCTCATCCGCTTCATCTCTCAGAGTTGAGGACTATAGAAAACTGTCTTTGGGTCCATTGAATTCGGCCTTGGACTCGAAAGCGAGTGGTTCGAGTTCGAGTTCCACTTTTGAAGGGCAGCCTGTTGGAGTTATTGCAGAAACACCTGAAGTGGTTGATGACTGGGAGAAG GAGACATGGAAACACACACTTCTGTTGTCATTTCAGAGCCTTGGAGTAATATATGGTCAAATGAGTACTGCTCCCTTATACGTCTTCGGGACATTGACTGCAGATGATATCACATCAGAGGAGACCGTTTATGAACTATTCTCCTTCATTTTCTGGACTATTAACATCATTTCTTTACTCAAGTATGCATTTATAGTATTAACAGCTGATGACAATGGAGAAG GTGGTACTTTTGCTTTGTATTCACTTCTGTGTAGGCATGCCAAAGTTGGTTTGCTTCCAAATGAAAGTAGTGCTAATGACGTTATGCATTATGAGACGGGAAGTCCTTTCAAGATAAAGGCAGAATCAAGGGCTCGAAGAGCCATAGAAAAGCTTAGATGTGGCCATTATTTGATGCTGTTCCTGGCTCTTTTCGGTTCCTGCATGACAATTGGCATTGGGGTGCTTACCCCAACTCTTTCTG TCTATTCAGTTTCATCTGGAATTCAAAGATCATTGTCGGATATTTCACACAGAA TTTCAGCGTCGGAAAAACAAAGGGAGGCCATATCTAGAGCTTTAGAGAAAT ATGTCCCGGTTTCCACTGCATCTGCTATATTGGTGTGCCTCTTCACACTACAGCACTACGGGACTCGTAAAATTGGGTTTATTTTTGCTCCAATTATCGTCGTTTGGCTGTTCTTTATTGGTGGAGGGGGTGTATATAACATTTTCCACTGGAACAAAGAAATTCTCCTTGCTACCTCCCCCATGTACATGTACAGATTTTTCAGGAATATTCACAGCAAAAGTTGGAGGTCATTAGGCAGCATTGCTTTATGTGTAGCAG GATCGGAAGCAATGTTTACATCTCTAGGTCATTTCAGAAGGAAATCAATCAAG ATGACATTTGTATGCTTCATATATCCAGTCCTTGTTTTAAGCTACGCCGGTCAGGCTGCATATATCTCCAAAAACTTGGATGTTAGAGATTTCAATCATCTCAGTCAATCCATACCTA AACAAATGCGCCACTGGTTTGTAGCATTTTCCCTTCTTGCTTCTGTTGTGGGAAGCCAGGCAACCATAACAGCATGTTTCTCCATTATAAATCAGTGCCTGGCACTTGGTTGTTTTCCGAGAGTAAAAGTTATTCATACATCAGATAAGATACACGGGCAGGTCTACATTCCTGATATCAACTGGCTATTGATGGTTCTAAGCCTCGTTGTTACGATTGGTTTCCATGATATTATCAAAATTGGTAGCGCGACAG GTTTGGCTGTAAGTTCTGGAATGCTTGTAACGACTTGTCTCATGTCACTAGTAATTGCGCTATATTGGGAGAAAAGTTTGTTTGAGTCGGTCTGCTGTCTAATATTCTTTGGATCCATCGAGGTGATGTATGTATCGGCTTGTATGTTGAATTTTCACAAGGGAGCTTGGTATTTGGTTGTCCTTTTGGCAATGTCCCTGACTATCATGCTTTCATGGCATTACGGAACCAAGAAGAAGCTCGAATTTGATATACAAAACAAGGTCTCTGCAGAATGGCTTATAGGCATTAGCCCGGGCCTCGGAGTTACTAGGGTGCCCGGGATTGGTTTCATTTATTCTGATATAGTGACAGGAATTCCAGCTTTCTTCTCACACTTCATTACCAATCTTCCAGCGTTTCACCAAGTTTTGATTTTCGTGTCCTTCAAGTCTCTGCCAATGCCTTATGTCCCTCCAAGTCGGAGGTATCTTGTTGGCAGGGTTGGCCCGAGGAATTTTAAGATATATCGCTGTGTTGTGAGATATGGATATTGTGATCCTATTAGGGACACTGATAATTTTGAAGAACAGATTATTAGTTCGATTGGTGAATTCATTTGCATGgaagaaaatgattttgattTCCAAAATTCATCCGAAGGAAGAATGGTGGTTATTGGAAACCCACCAGCTGATGGAACCGGAAGTGCTTTGATTCCTTTGAATGATACAAATTCATATGAGATGGAGTGCGTAAGTATGGCGAGCAACGAAACTCGGTCTCCATTAGGTGATGCAATCGAGAGTGGTTTTACGCCGGTGATGAGAAAAAAAGTCCGGTTCATGTTGCCTCCGAATAGTCCGCAAATGCACGTATCTGTGAGGGAGGAGCTGCAAGAACTGATTGATGCTAGGGAGAGTGGGACTGCATACTTCTTAGGGCAGGTGCATTTAGCAGTGCGTGACGGATCAGACATTCTAAAGCGATTGCTGATCATGACTTATGTGTTTCTTGATAAAAATTGCAGAGAGCCTCCAGTTGCACTCAATATTCCTCATGCTGCTCTTGTTGAGGTTGGCATGGTCTGTTGCATATGA